One window of the Saccopteryx leptura isolate mSacLep1 chromosome 9, mSacLep1_pri_phased_curated, whole genome shotgun sequence genome contains the following:
- the NIP7 gene encoding 60S ribosome subunit biogenesis protein NIP7 homolog isoform X2, with amino-acid sequence MRPLTEEETRVMFEKIAKYIGENLQLLVDRPDGTYCFRLHNDRVYYVSEKILKLAANISGDKLVSLGTCFGKFTKTHKFRLHITALDYLAPYAKYKVWIKPGAEQSFLYGNHVLKSGLGRITENTSQYQGVVVYSMADIPLGFGVAAKSTQDCRKVDPMAIVVFHQADIGEYVRHEETLT; translated from the exons ATGCGGCCTTTGACTGAAGAAGAGACCCGTGTTATGTTTGAGAAGATAGCAAAATA CATCGGGGAGAATCTGCAGCTGCTGGTCGACAGGCCCGATGGCACCTACTGTTTCAGGCTGCACAACGACCGGGTGTACTACGTGAG TGAAAAGATCTTGAAGTTGGCCGCCAACATCTCCGGTGACAAGCTGGTGTCGCTAGGAACCTGCTTCGGAAAATTCACTAAGACCCACAAATTCCGGTTGCACATCACAGCTCTGGATTACCTTGCGCCCTATGCCAAG tataAAGTATGGATAAAGCCTGGAGCAGAGCAATCCTTCCTGTATGGGAACCATGTGTTAAAATCTGGACTGGGTCGAATCACTGAAAACACTTCTCAGTACCAGGGAGTGGTGGTGTACTCCATGGCAGACATCCCTTTG GGTTTTGGGGTGGCAGCAAAGTCTACACAGGACTGCAGAAAAGTAGACCCCATGGCGATTGTTGTATTTCATCAAGCAGACATTGGGGAATATGTGCGACATGAAGAGACGTTGACTTAA
- the COG8 gene encoding conserved oligomeric Golgi complex subunit 8 isoform X3 yields the protein MAAIEAIPSSTSASAAATAAALGEVEDEGLLASLFRDRFPEAQWRERPDVGRYLRELSGSGLERLRREPERLAEERAQLLQQTRDLAFANYKTFIRGAECTERIHRLFGDVEASLSCLLDRLPSFQQSCRNFVKEAEEINSNRRMNTLTLNRHTEILEILEIPQLMDTCVRNSYYEEALELATYVRRLERKYSSIPVIQGIVDEVRQSMQLMLSQLIQQLRTNIQLPACLRVIGFLRRMDIFTEAELRVKFLQARDAWLRSILTAIPNDDPYFHITKTIEACRVHLFDIITQYRAIFSDEDPLLSPAMGEHTVNESAIFHGWVLQKVSQFLQVLEADLQQGIGSRLDSLLGQCMYFGLSFSRVGADFRGQLAPVFQQVAISTFQRAVQEAVEKFQEEMNSYTLILAPAILGSGNLPAAVPVTQPGTLQPPMVLLDFPPLACFLNNILVAFNDLRLCCPIALAQDVTRTLEDALAKGWTPEESRWCGRPVGGQHASSSMRWTTCRAACSLTKWIAKHLQTSTGWR from the exons ATGGCGGCGATAGAAGCAATTCCATCCTCCACTTCGGCATCTGCCGCGGCCACCGCAGCGGCTCTCGGGGAGGTGGAGGATGAAGGGCTCCTGGCATCACTATTCCGCGATCGCTTCCCGGAGGCCCAGTGGCGGGAACGGCCCGACGTGGGTCGCTACCTCCGGGAGCTGAGCGGCTCCGGGCTGGAGCGGCTACGGCGCGAGCCCGAGCGCCTGGCGGAGGAGCGGGCCCAGCTGCTGCAGCAGACGCGCGACCTGGCCTTCGCCAACTACAAGACCTTCATCCGCGGCGCTGAGTGCACCGAGCGCATCCACCGTCTGTTTGGCGACGTGGAGGCGTCGCTCAGCTGCCTGCTCGACCGCTTGCCCAGCTTCCAACAGAGCTGCAG GAACTTTGTGAAGGAGGCTGAGGAGATCAACTCCAACCGCCGGATGAACACCCTGACTCTAAACCGGCACACAGAAATCCTGGAAATACTAGAGATTCCTCAGCTCATGGACACCTGTGTCCGGAACAGCTATTATGAAGAGGCCCTGGAGCTTGCAACTTATGTACGCCGACTGGAAAGGAAATATTCCTCCATTCCTGTTATCCAG GGCATTGTGGACGAAGTGCGCCAGTCCATGCAGCTGATGCTGAGCCAACTGATCCAGCAACTGAGGACCAACATCCAGCTCCCTGCCTGCCTCCGTGTTATTGGCTTCCTGAGGCGCATGGACATCTTCACTGAGGCTGAGTTAAGGGTGAAGTTTCTTCAGGCCCGAGATGCTTGGCTTCGTTCCATCCTAACTGCCATCCCCAACGATGATCCCTATTTCCACATCACAAAAACCATCGAGGCCTGCCGTGTCCATCTGTTTGATATCATCACTCAGTACCGTGCCATCTTCTCCGACGAGGACCCGTTGCTGTCCCCTGCTATGGGTGAGCACACTGTGAATGAGAGTGCTATCTTCCACGGCTGGGTACTACAGAAAGTCTCCCAGTTCCTGCAGGTGCTGGAAGCCGACCTTCAGCAGGGGATAGGCAGCCGCCTGGACTCTCTGCTGGGCCAGTGCATGTACTTTGGGCTGTCCTTCAGCCGTGTGGGGGCTGATTTCCGGGGCCAGCTGGCTCCTGTTTTCCAGCAGGTAGCCATCAGCACTTTCCAGAGAGCAGTTCAGGAAGCGGTGGAGAAGTTCCAAGAGGAAATGAACTCCTACACCCTCATCTTGGCTCCAGCCATCCTGGGCAGCGGTAACCTGCCTGCTGCTGTGCCAGTCACTCAGCCTGGGACCCTGCAGCCGCCCATGGTGCTCTTAGACTTCCCACCCCTCGCCTGCTTCCTCAACAATATTCTGGTTGCCTTCAATGATCTGCGTCTTTGCTGCCCCATAGCCCTGGCGCAGGATGTGACTAGGACCCTGGAGGATGCCCTTGCTAAG GGCTGGACCCCAGAGGAGAGCAGGTGGTGTGGCAGGCCAGTGGGTGGGCAGCACGCATCATCCAGCATGAGATGGACCACTTGCAGGGCTGCTTGTTCATTGACAAAATGGATAGCAAAACATTTACAAACATCCACTGGATGGAGGTGA
- the COG8 gene encoding conserved oligomeric Golgi complex subunit 8 isoform X1, which produces MAAIEAIPSSTSASAAATAAALGEVEDEGLLASLFRDRFPEAQWRERPDVGRYLRELSGSGLERLRREPERLAEERAQLLQQTRDLAFANYKTFIRGAECTERIHRLFGDVEASLSCLLDRLPSFQQSCRNFVKEAEEINSNRRMNTLTLNRHTEILEILEIPQLMDTCVRNSYYEEALELATYVRRLERKYSSIPVIQGIVDEVRQSMQLMLSQLIQQLRTNIQLPACLRVIGFLRRMDIFTEAELRVKFLQARDAWLRSILTAIPNDDPYFHITKTIEACRVHLFDIITQYRAIFSDEDPLLSPAMGEHTVNESAIFHGWVLQKVSQFLQVLEADLQQGIGSRLDSLLGQCMYFGLSFSRVGADFRGQLAPVFQQVAISTFQRAVQEAVEKFQEEMNSYTLILAPAILGSGNLPAAVPVTQPGTLQPPMVLLDFPPLACFLNNILVAFNDLRLCCPIALAQDVTRTLEDALAKVTKVILAFHRAEEAAFTNGEQELFVQFCTVFLEDLVPYLNRCLQVLFPPAQIAQTLGIPPTQLSRYGNLGHVNIGVVQEPLAFILPKKEMVFCIDEKEPVPELTAPAPELPEEESSLEPVTPAFPEEGQEQVESAEPLQADVPSANT; this is translated from the exons ATGGCGGCGATAGAAGCAATTCCATCCTCCACTTCGGCATCTGCCGCGGCCACCGCAGCGGCTCTCGGGGAGGTGGAGGATGAAGGGCTCCTGGCATCACTATTCCGCGATCGCTTCCCGGAGGCCCAGTGGCGGGAACGGCCCGACGTGGGTCGCTACCTCCGGGAGCTGAGCGGCTCCGGGCTGGAGCGGCTACGGCGCGAGCCCGAGCGCCTGGCGGAGGAGCGGGCCCAGCTGCTGCAGCAGACGCGCGACCTGGCCTTCGCCAACTACAAGACCTTCATCCGCGGCGCTGAGTGCACCGAGCGCATCCACCGTCTGTTTGGCGACGTGGAGGCGTCGCTCAGCTGCCTGCTCGACCGCTTGCCCAGCTTCCAACAGAGCTGCAG GAACTTTGTGAAGGAGGCTGAGGAGATCAACTCCAACCGCCGGATGAACACCCTGACTCTAAACCGGCACACAGAAATCCTGGAAATACTAGAGATTCCTCAGCTCATGGACACCTGTGTCCGGAACAGCTATTATGAAGAGGCCCTGGAGCTTGCAACTTATGTACGCCGACTGGAAAGGAAATATTCCTCCATTCCTGTTATCCAG GGCATTGTGGACGAAGTGCGCCAGTCCATGCAGCTGATGCTGAGCCAACTGATCCAGCAACTGAGGACCAACATCCAGCTCCCTGCCTGCCTCCGTGTTATTGGCTTCCTGAGGCGCATGGACATCTTCACTGAGGCTGAGTTAAGGGTGAAGTTTCTTCAGGCCCGAGATGCTTGGCTTCGTTCCATCCTAACTGCCATCCCCAACGATGATCCCTATTTCCACATCACAAAAACCATCGAGGCCTGCCGTGTCCATCTGTTTGATATCATCACTCAGTACCGTGCCATCTTCTCCGACGAGGACCCGTTGCTGTCCCCTGCTATGGGTGAGCACACTGTGAATGAGAGTGCTATCTTCCACGGCTGGGTACTACAGAAAGTCTCCCAGTTCCTGCAGGTGCTGGAAGCCGACCTTCAGCAGGGGATAGGCAGCCGCCTGGACTCTCTGCTGGGCCAGTGCATGTACTTTGGGCTGTCCTTCAGCCGTGTGGGGGCTGATTTCCGGGGCCAGCTGGCTCCTGTTTTCCAGCAGGTAGCCATCAGCACTTTCCAGAGAGCAGTTCAGGAAGCGGTGGAGAAGTTCCAAGAGGAAATGAACTCCTACACCCTCATCTTGGCTCCAGCCATCCTGGGCAGCGGTAACCTGCCTGCTGCTGTGCCAGTCACTCAGCCTGGGACCCTGCAGCCGCCCATGGTGCTCTTAGACTTCCCACCCCTCGCCTGCTTCCTCAACAATATTCTGGTTGCCTTCAATGATCTGCGTCTTTGCTGCCCCATAGCCCTGGCGCAGGATGTGACTAGGACCCTGGAGGATGCCCTTGCTAAG gtaaccaaagtaatcctggcCTTCCATCGTGCTGAAGAGGCTGCCTTTACCAATGGGGAGCAAGAGCTCTTTGTCCAGTTCTGCACTGTCTTCCTGGAGGACCTCGTTCCTTATTTAAATCGCTGTCTCCAAGTCCTTTTTCCACCAGCTCAGATAGCACAAACATTAG GCATTCCACCTACTCAGCTCTCCAGGTACGGAAACCTTGGACACGTGAACATCGGCGTTGTTCAGGAGCCTCTCGCCTTTATCCTGCCGAAGAAAGAGATGGTTTTCTGTATAGATGAGAAGGAGCCAGTGCCGGAGCTCACTGCCCCAGCACCAGAACTCCCGGAGGAGGAGTCAAGCCTCGAGCCAGTCACTCCGGCTTTCCCTGAGGAGGGGCAAGAGCAGGTTGAATCAGCGGAGCCACTGCAGGCCGATGTGCCTAGTGCGAACACTTAA
- the VPS4A gene encoding vacuolar protein sorting-associated protein 4A isoform X2 — translation MTTTTLQKAIDLVTKATEEDKAKNYEEALRLYQHAVEYFLHAIKYETHSDKAKESIRAKCMQYLDRAEKLKDYLRNKEKHGKKPVKENQSESKGDSDSEGDNPEKKKLQEQLMGAVVMEKPNIRWNDVAGLEGAKEALKEAVILPIKFPHLFTGKRTPWRGILLFGPPGTGKSYLAKAVATEANNSTFFSVSSSDLMSKWLGESEKLVKNLFELARQHKPSIIFIDEVDSLCGSRNENESEAARRIKTEFLVQMQGVGNNNDGTLVLGATNIPWVLDSAIRRRFEKRIYIPLPEEAARAQMFRLHLGSTPHNLTDANIHELARKTEGYSGADISIIVRDSLMQPVRKVQSATHFKKVCGPSRTNPSVMIDDLLTPCSPGDPGAMEMTWMDVPSDKLLEPVVCMSDMLRSLATTRPTVNADDLLKVKKFSEDFGQES, via the exons ATGACAACGACAACCCTCCAG AAAGCCATTGATCTGGTGACAAAAGCCACAGAAGAGGATAAAGCCAAGAATTATGAGGAGGCGCTCCGGCTCTACCAGCATGCCGTGGAGTATTTCCTACACGCAATCAAAT ATGAGACACACAGCGACAAGGCCAAGGAGAGCATTCGAGCCAAGTGCATGCAGTACCTAGACCGGGCAGAGAAGCTGAAGGATTACTTACGGAACAAAGAGAAACATGGCAAGAAGCCAGTCAAAGAGAATCAGAGTGAGAGCAAGGG TGATAGTGACAGCGAAGGGGATaatccagagaaaaagaaattgcaaGAGCAGCTGATGG GTGCCGTCGTGATGGAGAAGCCCAACATTCGGTGGAATGATGTCGCCGGGCTAGAAGGGGCCAAGGAGGCCCTCAAAGAAGCTGTCATTTTGCCAATTAAATTCCCACACTTATTCACAG GCAAACGTACCCCTTGGCGAGGGATACTGCTCTTCGGACCCCCCGGCACAGGGAAATCCTACCTGGCCAAAGCGGTGGCAACAGAGGCCAACAACTCCAccttcttctctgtgtcctcctcAGACTTGATGTCTAAGTGGTtgggggagagtgagaa GCTAGTCAAGAACCTGTTTGAGCTGGCCAGGCAGCACAAACCTTCCATAATCTTCATCGACGAGGTGGATTCCCTCTGTGGATCCCGCAATGAAAATGAGAGCGAGGCTGCCCGAAGGATCAAAACTGAGTTCCTGGTCCAGATGCAGG GGGTGGGGAATAACAACGATGGGACTCTGGTTCTTGGTGCCACAAACATCCCATGGGTGTTGGATTCAGCCATTAGAAGGAG GTTTGAGAAGCGGATTTACATCCCGTTGCCGGAGGAGGCTGCCCGTGCCCAGATGTTCCGGTTGCATCTGGGTAGCACTCCCCACAACCTCACGGACGCCAATATCCACGAGCTGGCCCGCAAGACAGAAGGCTACTCAGGTGCAGACATCAGCATCATTGTTCGCGACTCCCTCATGCAGCCCGTTAGAAAAGTCCAGTCAGCAACACACTTCAAAAAG GTCTGTGGCCCTTCCCGCACCAACCCTAGTGTTATGATTGATGACCTTCTGACACCATGCTCACCAGGGGACCCAGGGGCCATGGAGATGACTTGGATGGATGTCCCTAGTGACAAACTCTTAGAGCCTGTGGTTTGCATG TCGGACATGCTCCGGTCTTTGGCCACCACCCGGCCCACCGTGAATGCAGATGACCTCCTAAAAGTGAAGAAATTCTCAGAGGACTTTGGACAGGAGAGTTAA
- the VPS4A gene encoding vacuolar protein sorting-associated protein 4A isoform X1, translated as MTTTTLQKAIDLVTKATEEDKAKNYEEALRLYQHAVEYFLHAIKYETHSDKAKESIRAKCMQYLDRAEKLKDYLRNKEKHGKKPVKENQSESKGSDSDSEGDNPEKKKLQEQLMGAVVMEKPNIRWNDVAGLEGAKEALKEAVILPIKFPHLFTGKRTPWRGILLFGPPGTGKSYLAKAVATEANNSTFFSVSSSDLMSKWLGESEKLVKNLFELARQHKPSIIFIDEVDSLCGSRNENESEAARRIKTEFLVQMQGVGNNNDGTLVLGATNIPWVLDSAIRRRFEKRIYIPLPEEAARAQMFRLHLGSTPHNLTDANIHELARKTEGYSGADISIIVRDSLMQPVRKVQSATHFKKVCGPSRTNPSVMIDDLLTPCSPGDPGAMEMTWMDVPSDKLLEPVVCMSDMLRSLATTRPTVNADDLLKVKKFSEDFGQES; from the exons ATGACAACGACAACCCTCCAG AAAGCCATTGATCTGGTGACAAAAGCCACAGAAGAGGATAAAGCCAAGAATTATGAGGAGGCGCTCCGGCTCTACCAGCATGCCGTGGAGTATTTCCTACACGCAATCAAAT ATGAGACACACAGCGACAAGGCCAAGGAGAGCATTCGAGCCAAGTGCATGCAGTACCTAGACCGGGCAGAGAAGCTGAAGGATTACTTACGGAACAAAGAGAAACATGGCAAGAAGCCAGTCAAAGAGAATCAGAGTGAGAGCAAGGG CAGTGATAGTGACAGCGAAGGGGATaatccagagaaaaagaaattgcaaGAGCAGCTGATGG GTGCCGTCGTGATGGAGAAGCCCAACATTCGGTGGAATGATGTCGCCGGGCTAGAAGGGGCCAAGGAGGCCCTCAAAGAAGCTGTCATTTTGCCAATTAAATTCCCACACTTATTCACAG GCAAACGTACCCCTTGGCGAGGGATACTGCTCTTCGGACCCCCCGGCACAGGGAAATCCTACCTGGCCAAAGCGGTGGCAACAGAGGCCAACAACTCCAccttcttctctgtgtcctcctcAGACTTGATGTCTAAGTGGTtgggggagagtgagaa GCTAGTCAAGAACCTGTTTGAGCTGGCCAGGCAGCACAAACCTTCCATAATCTTCATCGACGAGGTGGATTCCCTCTGTGGATCCCGCAATGAAAATGAGAGCGAGGCTGCCCGAAGGATCAAAACTGAGTTCCTGGTCCAGATGCAGG GGGTGGGGAATAACAACGATGGGACTCTGGTTCTTGGTGCCACAAACATCCCATGGGTGTTGGATTCAGCCATTAGAAGGAG GTTTGAGAAGCGGATTTACATCCCGTTGCCGGAGGAGGCTGCCCGTGCCCAGATGTTCCGGTTGCATCTGGGTAGCACTCCCCACAACCTCACGGACGCCAATATCCACGAGCTGGCCCGCAAGACAGAAGGCTACTCAGGTGCAGACATCAGCATCATTGTTCGCGACTCCCTCATGCAGCCCGTTAGAAAAGTCCAGTCAGCAACACACTTCAAAAAG GTCTGTGGCCCTTCCCGCACCAACCCTAGTGTTATGATTGATGACCTTCTGACACCATGCTCACCAGGGGACCCAGGGGCCATGGAGATGACTTGGATGGATGTCCCTAGTGACAAACTCTTAGAGCCTGTGGTTTGCATG TCGGACATGCTCCGGTCTTTGGCCACCACCCGGCCCACCGTGAATGCAGATGACCTCCTAAAAGTGAAGAAATTCTCAGAGGACTTTGGACAGGAGAGTTAA
- the COG8 gene encoding conserved oligomeric Golgi complex subunit 8 isoform X2 yields MAAIEAIPSSTSASAAATAAALGEVEDEGLLASLFRDRFPEAQWRERPDVGRYLRELSGSGLERLRREPERLAEERAQLLQQTRDLAFANYKTFIRGAECTERIHRLFGDVEASLSCLLDRLPSFQQSCRNFVKEAEEINSNRRMNTLTLNRHTEILEILEIPQLMDTCVRNSYYEEALELATYVRRLERKYSSIPVIQGIVDEVRQSMQLMLSQLIQQLRTNIQLPACLRVIGFLRRMDIFTEAELRVKFLQARDAWLRSILTAIPNDDPYFHITKTIEACRVHLFDIITQYRAIFSDEDPLLSPAMGEHTVNESAIFHGWVLQKVSQFLQVLEADLQQGIGSRLDSLLGQCMYFGLSFSRVGADFRGQLAPVFQQVAISTFQRAVQEAVEKFQEEMNSYTLILAPAILGSGNLPAAVPVTQPGTLQPPMVLLDFPPLACFLNNILVAFNDLRLCCPIALAQDVTRTLEDALAKVTKVILAFHRAEEAAFTNGEQELFVQFCTVFLEDLVPYLNRCLQVLFPPAQIAQTLGIPPTQLSRYGNLGHVNIGVVQEPLAFILPKKEMVFCIDEKEPVPELTAPAPELPEEESRLDPRGEQVVWQASGWAARIIQHEMDHLQGCLFIDKMDSKTFTNIHWMEVND; encoded by the exons ATGGCGGCGATAGAAGCAATTCCATCCTCCACTTCGGCATCTGCCGCGGCCACCGCAGCGGCTCTCGGGGAGGTGGAGGATGAAGGGCTCCTGGCATCACTATTCCGCGATCGCTTCCCGGAGGCCCAGTGGCGGGAACGGCCCGACGTGGGTCGCTACCTCCGGGAGCTGAGCGGCTCCGGGCTGGAGCGGCTACGGCGCGAGCCCGAGCGCCTGGCGGAGGAGCGGGCCCAGCTGCTGCAGCAGACGCGCGACCTGGCCTTCGCCAACTACAAGACCTTCATCCGCGGCGCTGAGTGCACCGAGCGCATCCACCGTCTGTTTGGCGACGTGGAGGCGTCGCTCAGCTGCCTGCTCGACCGCTTGCCCAGCTTCCAACAGAGCTGCAG GAACTTTGTGAAGGAGGCTGAGGAGATCAACTCCAACCGCCGGATGAACACCCTGACTCTAAACCGGCACACAGAAATCCTGGAAATACTAGAGATTCCTCAGCTCATGGACACCTGTGTCCGGAACAGCTATTATGAAGAGGCCCTGGAGCTTGCAACTTATGTACGCCGACTGGAAAGGAAATATTCCTCCATTCCTGTTATCCAG GGCATTGTGGACGAAGTGCGCCAGTCCATGCAGCTGATGCTGAGCCAACTGATCCAGCAACTGAGGACCAACATCCAGCTCCCTGCCTGCCTCCGTGTTATTGGCTTCCTGAGGCGCATGGACATCTTCACTGAGGCTGAGTTAAGGGTGAAGTTTCTTCAGGCCCGAGATGCTTGGCTTCGTTCCATCCTAACTGCCATCCCCAACGATGATCCCTATTTCCACATCACAAAAACCATCGAGGCCTGCCGTGTCCATCTGTTTGATATCATCACTCAGTACCGTGCCATCTTCTCCGACGAGGACCCGTTGCTGTCCCCTGCTATGGGTGAGCACACTGTGAATGAGAGTGCTATCTTCCACGGCTGGGTACTACAGAAAGTCTCCCAGTTCCTGCAGGTGCTGGAAGCCGACCTTCAGCAGGGGATAGGCAGCCGCCTGGACTCTCTGCTGGGCCAGTGCATGTACTTTGGGCTGTCCTTCAGCCGTGTGGGGGCTGATTTCCGGGGCCAGCTGGCTCCTGTTTTCCAGCAGGTAGCCATCAGCACTTTCCAGAGAGCAGTTCAGGAAGCGGTGGAGAAGTTCCAAGAGGAAATGAACTCCTACACCCTCATCTTGGCTCCAGCCATCCTGGGCAGCGGTAACCTGCCTGCTGCTGTGCCAGTCACTCAGCCTGGGACCCTGCAGCCGCCCATGGTGCTCTTAGACTTCCCACCCCTCGCCTGCTTCCTCAACAATATTCTGGTTGCCTTCAATGATCTGCGTCTTTGCTGCCCCATAGCCCTGGCGCAGGATGTGACTAGGACCCTGGAGGATGCCCTTGCTAAG gtaaccaaagtaatcctggcCTTCCATCGTGCTGAAGAGGCTGCCTTTACCAATGGGGAGCAAGAGCTCTTTGTCCAGTTCTGCACTGTCTTCCTGGAGGACCTCGTTCCTTATTTAAATCGCTGTCTCCAAGTCCTTTTTCCACCAGCTCAGATAGCACAAACATTAG GCATTCCACCTACTCAGCTCTCCAGGTACGGAAACCTTGGACACGTGAACATCGGCGTTGTTCAGGAGCCTCTCGCCTTTATCCTGCCGAAGAAAGAGATGGTTTTCTGTATAGATGAGAAGGAGCCAGTGCCGGAGCTCACTGCCCCAGCACCAGAACTCCCGGAGGAGGAGTCAA GGCTGGACCCCAGAGGAGAGCAGGTGGTGTGGCAGGCCAGTGGGTGGGCAGCACGCATCATCCAGCATGAGATGGACCACTTGCAGGGCTGCTTGTTCATTGACAAAATGGATAGCAAAACATTTACAAACATCCACTGGATGGAGGTGAATGACTAA